The Candidatus Micrarchaeia archaeon DNA window ATATATTCTCGGAGCCTATCTCAATTTATCTTATGATTGCGCATCAGCAGGTGGTGGGATGATAAAGGAGATAATACTGCTAGCCAAGGACAGGCTGGGCCTGGTGGCCGACGTTTCCTACGTGCTTGCAAAGGAGAAGATAAACATAGAGCAAATAAACGTCAGCGTGGTTGACGAGAAGGCAATCATCATGCTCGGCGTGGCAAGCGCGAAGCATGAGAAGGCCAAGGTGGCGCTGGAGCGCAACGGCTTCGAAATCCTGCCCGCGAAATCCATAGTGGTGAGGCTGGACGACACGCCCGGCACGCTGGCCGAAGTGTCCAGGAAGCTAAGCGGTGCGAAGGTGAACGTGCTGAACATCCACATACTGGGCAAGAAGGACGGGAGCGTTTTTGATTCAATTGTCGTGGACCGGCCCAGGGAGGCCAGGAAAGTGCTCGGCAGCGCGGTCGTTAACGAGAGCGAGTGGACCCGATGAGCGGCAGCGAAGCAGCGTACGAGCTCAAGAAGCAGCTCAGGAAGCTTGGCGAGATGAGCGGCAGCGGGACCGAACTCGTTTCGGTTTACATACCCGCAGGATACCCGATACATGAGACCGGTAACCGGCTCAGGGAGGAGATAAACCAGGCCGGGAACATCAAGTCCAAGACCACGCGGAACAACGTCATCGGCGCGCTGGAGAGGATAATAGCGCATCTCAAGCTCTTCAAGCAGACTCCCCCGAACGGGATGGTCGCGTTCGCGGGGAACATATCCAACAATCCCTCGAAAACAGACATCCAGCTCTTTTCCCTCGAGCCGCCCCAGCCCCTGAGCGTGAGCGTGTACAGGTGCGACAACAGGTTCTTCCTGGAGCCGCTCCAGCGCATGCTCGACGCAACGGACAGCTACGGGATTGTGGTTATGGACGGAAGGGAAGCCACCATCGCGGTGCTCAAGGGCACGCAGACGGTGATAGTGAAGAAGCTGAACTCCATGGCGCACGCGAAAATCAGGAAGGGGGGGCAGAGCGCGAGGAGGTACGAGCGCCTGATAGAGGAAAGCATAGAGAAATATTACCAGCGCGTGGGCGCGGCGATGGACGACGCGTTCCTGGGAAGGGTGAAGGGGGTGGTGATAGGCGGCCCGGGCCCCACCAAGGACTTCTTCTACAAGGCGGCCCCGTACAACTACCAGCATAAAGTCCTCGGAGTGGTTGATACAGGATATACGGAGGAGTACGGCGTTCGCGAAG harbors:
- a CDS encoding ACT domain-containing protein, which encodes MIKEIILLAKDRLGLVADVSYVLAKEKINIEQINVSVVDEKAIIMLGVASAKHEKAKVALERNGFEILPAKSIVVRLDDTPGTLAEVSRKLSGAKVNVLNIHILGKKDGSVFDSIVVDRPREARKVLGSAVVNESEWTR
- the prf1 gene encoding peptide chain release factor aRF-1 — translated: MSGSEAAYELKKQLRKLGEMSGSGTELVSVYIPAGYPIHETGNRLREEINQAGNIKSKTTRNNVIGALERIIAHLKLFKQTPPNGMVAFAGNISNNPSKTDIQLFSLEPPQPLSVSVYRCDNRFFLEPLQRMLDATDSYGIVVMDGREATIAVLKGTQTVIVKKLNSMAHAKIRKGGQSARRYERLIEESIEKYYQRVGAAMDDAFLGRVKGVVIGGPGPTKDFFYKAAPYNYQHKVLGVVDTGYTEEYGVREAIGKSESLILEQEAIKERVIIERFIKEVINDGLATYGEKEVRAAIE